A single window of Jeotgalibacillus haloalkalitolerans DNA harbors:
- the polA gene encoding DNA polymerase I, giving the protein MIGLSKKLMLIDGNSIAYRAFFALPLLNNDKGIHTNAIYGFTTMLMKLLDEEKPTHLMVAFDAGKTTFRHKTFEDYKGGRQKTPPELSEQFPFIRDLLDAHNIKYYELDQYEADDIIGTLSTQAEKDGFETVVISGDKDLTQLASEKIRVDITKKGITDLEKYTPSHIEEKYGLTPDQIIDMKGLMGDSSDNIPGVPGVGEKTAIKLLKQFGTLENVLNSIDEVSGKKLKEKLEENKQLAEMSKKLATITRTAPVTVKLDELEKQEVNYDKLTKLYKELGFNSLLDKLDGEEEEIELKDIEWEEVTDFKDGDLPSHAELYVELYDVNYHTADILGISVHADKKTYFISPENAAKSEVFKKWIEDENVTKSVYDAKESIVAFDRLGMHLKGIDFDLLIASYVIDASEAADDFASIAKRHGADAVPTDESVYGKGAKKKVPEKNELMQHTARKAATIHAIKETCISALEKNEQLELFEKLELPLAAVLAEMERTGVQVDIDRLKDMGVELKKKLEEIQSDIYRIAGEEFNINSPKQLGVILFENLKLPVLKKTKTGYSTSADILEKLKPEHEIIEHILLFRQLGKLQSTYIEGLLKVIHDDSNKIHTRYNQVLTQTGRLSSTDPNLQNIPIRLEEGRKIRQAFVPSEKEWVMFAADYSQIELRVLAHISDDEGLKEAFHKGMDVHTKTAMDVFGVAKENVTSGMRRHAKAVNFGIVYGISDYGLSQSLDITRKEAADFIKKYLDSYPKVKEYMDDIIHEAKQKGYVETLLHRRRYIPEITSRNFNLRGFAERTAMNTPIQGTAADIIKKAMIEMAERLKAENLQTRMLLQVHDELIFECPKDEIEKLEQIVPEVMESAVELSVPLKVDYSYGSTWYDAK; this is encoded by the coding sequence ATGATCGGTTTGTCGAAAAAATTAATGCTGATCGATGGGAACAGTATTGCCTATCGTGCTTTTTTTGCCCTGCCATTACTGAACAATGATAAAGGCATACATACAAATGCGATTTACGGATTTACCACCATGCTGATGAAACTGCTGGATGAGGAAAAGCCGACACACCTGATGGTCGCTTTTGACGCCGGTAAAACGACGTTCCGCCACAAAACATTTGAAGACTATAAAGGTGGCAGACAAAAGACTCCGCCTGAGCTTTCAGAACAATTTCCTTTCATTCGTGATTTACTTGATGCCCACAATATTAAATATTATGAGCTTGATCAATATGAAGCCGATGACATTATCGGTACATTAAGTACACAGGCTGAAAAAGACGGCTTTGAAACAGTTGTTATTTCAGGCGATAAGGATTTAACGCAATTAGCGTCTGAAAAAATCCGGGTGGATATTACGAAAAAAGGGATTACGGACCTTGAGAAATATACACCTTCCCATATAGAAGAAAAATACGGTCTTACGCCGGATCAGATTATCGATATGAAAGGGTTAATGGGTGATTCCTCAGATAATATCCCGGGAGTGCCGGGTGTCGGTGAGAAAACAGCGATTAAGCTGCTGAAGCAATTCGGCACGCTTGAAAATGTATTGAACTCAATTGATGAAGTGAGCGGTAAAAAGCTCAAGGAAAAGCTTGAAGAAAACAAACAGCTCGCTGAAATGAGTAAGAAGCTCGCAACGATTACAAGGACTGCACCTGTAACTGTCAAGCTGGATGAGCTTGAAAAGCAGGAAGTAAATTACGATAAGCTGACAAAGCTGTATAAGGAACTAGGGTTTAATTCACTGCTTGATAAGCTGGACGGTGAAGAGGAAGAAATTGAACTGAAAGATATCGAATGGGAAGAGGTAACAGACTTCAAAGACGGTGACCTTCCTTCTCATGCGGAACTGTATGTGGAGCTATATGATGTGAACTACCACACAGCAGATATTTTAGGGATCTCTGTTCATGCTGATAAAAAAACGTACTTTATCTCACCTGAGAATGCAGCAAAATCAGAGGTGTTTAAAAAATGGATTGAAGATGAGAACGTAACAAAATCTGTCTATGATGCGAAAGAGTCAATTGTCGCTTTTGACCGTCTAGGTATGCACTTAAAAGGAATAGACTTTGATCTGCTGATTGCATCTTACGTCATTGACGCTTCTGAAGCAGCGGATGATTTTGCTTCAATCGCAAAACGTCATGGCGCAGATGCAGTGCCGACAGATGAATCAGTTTACGGCAAAGGTGCTAAAAAGAAAGTGCCTGAAAAAAATGAACTGATGCAGCACACAGCAAGAAAAGCAGCAACAATTCATGCGATTAAAGAAACGTGTATCAGCGCGCTTGAGAAAAATGAACAGCTTGAACTTTTTGAAAAACTTGAGCTGCCGCTTGCGGCCGTTCTTGCTGAAATGGAAAGAACAGGCGTGCAGGTTGATATCGACCGTTTAAAGGATATGGGCGTGGAGCTTAAGAAAAAGCTTGAAGAGATCCAGTCAGATATCTACAGAATTGCCGGCGAGGAATTTAATATCAACTCACCGAAGCAGCTGGGTGTTATTCTTTTTGAGAATCTGAAGCTTCCTGTATTAAAGAAAACGAAAACAGGCTATTCAACATCAGCTGATATTCTGGAAAAGTTAAAGCCGGAGCATGAAATCATTGAACATATCCTGCTGTTCAGACAGCTGGGTAAGCTGCAGTCGACTTATATTGAAGGGCTGCTCAAGGTGATTCATGATGATTCAAATAAAATTCATACAAGATACAATCAGGTGCTCACTCAGACAGGCCGGTTGAGTTCAACTGACCCAAATCTTCAGAATATCCCGATCAGACTTGAAGAAGGCCGTAAAATCAGACAGGCATTTGTCCCGTCTGAAAAAGAATGGGTCATGTTTGCTGCTGACTACTCACAGATTGAACTGAGAGTACTTGCACACATTTCAGATGACGAGGGCTTAAAAGAAGCCTTCCATAAAGGGATGGATGTCCACACAAAAACCGCAATGGACGTCTTTGGCGTCGCAAAAGAAAATGTGACTTCAGGAATGAGAAGACATGCAAAAGCAGTTAACTTCGGGATTGTCTATGGCATCAGTGATTATGGGCTGTCACAAAGCCTTGATATTACAAGAAAAGAAGCTGCTGACTTTATTAAAAAGTACCTCGACAGCTACCCTAAAGTGAAAGAATATATGGATGACATCATTCATGAGGCAAAACAGAAGGGGTATGTTGAAACACTGCTGCACCGCCGGAGATATATTCCGGAGATTACAAGCAGAAATTTCAACCTGAGAGGCTTTGCTGAACGTACAGCAATGAACACACCAATTCAGGGAACAGCTGCTGACATCATTAAAAAAGCCATGATTGAAATGGCCGAGCGGCTGAAAGCTGAAAACCTTCAGACGCGTATGCTGCTTCAGGTGCACGATGAACTGATTTTTGAGTGTCCGAAGGATGAAATCGAAAAGCTTGAACAGATCGTACCTGAAGTGATGGAGTCAGCAGTTGAGCTGTCAGTACCATTGAAAGTCGATTACTCGTATGGCAGCACCTGGTACGATGCAAAGTAG
- the hflC gene encoding protease modulator HflC, with amino-acid sequence MDNDQNKIFEFNKKPKTNKPKTEIEWRKFTKVFILIGLLLFLLITTLLNVFIVKEGEYRVVRQFGEVVKIIDEPGLNAKIPFVQSVTTLPKYQMTYDVSEAEINTKDKKRLIIDNYSVWRITDPVSMISNAGTMINAESRMEEYIYSVVRSELGQFDYDQIINDEKSSRGSLNDRITERVNELLKQEQFGIEVVDVRMKQTNLPEENEQAVYTNMISERQATAQDYLSTGDANKNRIEANTDREVRELLSTANADADVIRAEGEAEAARMYNEAFSEDPEFYELYRTLESYKTTVNDETMIILPSDSPYASLLQGITE; translated from the coding sequence ATGGACAATGATCAGAATAAAATTTTTGAATTTAATAAAAAGCCGAAAACTAATAAACCAAAAACAGAGATTGAGTGGCGGAAATTCACTAAGGTATTCATACTCATTGGTCTATTACTGTTCCTCCTGATTACGACACTTTTAAATGTGTTCATTGTAAAAGAAGGTGAATACCGGGTTGTACGACAGTTTGGAGAAGTGGTTAAAATCATTGACGAGCCCGGCTTAAACGCGAAAATTCCTTTTGTACAATCAGTGACAACACTGCCTAAGTATCAAATGACCTATGATGTGTCAGAAGCGGAAATCAATACAAAAGACAAAAAGAGACTGATTATTGATAACTATTCAGTCTGGCGTATCACTGATCCGGTCAGCATGATCTCTAACGCCGGTACGATGATAAACGCTGAGTCACGTATGGAAGAATATATTTACTCGGTTGTCAGATCTGAGCTTGGTCAGTTTGATTATGATCAGATTATTAATGATGAAAAATCCTCCCGGGGAAGTTTGAATGACCGGATTACTGAGAGGGTAAATGAACTTCTGAAACAGGAGCAATTTGGAATTGAAGTGGTTGATGTACGCATGAAACAGACAAACCTTCCTGAAGAAAATGAACAGGCGGTTTATACGAATATGATCTCTGAGCGTCAGGCAACAGCACAGGATTACCTGTCTACAGGCGATGCCAACAAAAACAGGATTGAAGCTAATACAGACCGTGAAGTAAGAGAGCTTCTATCAACGGCGAATGCTGATGCAGATGTGATTCGTGCAGAAGGTGAAGCAGAGGCTGCAAGAATGTATAATGAGGCATTCTCTGAGGACCCGGAGTTCTATGAGCTCTATAGAACACTTGAATCATACAAGACAACGGTAAATGATGAAACAATGATCATTCTGCCGTCTGATTCACCATACGCGTCACTTCTTCAAGGTATAACAGAATAA
- the hflK gene encoding FtsH protease activity modulator HflK, translating to MSIRRIMAGIGIVVGSALLLIVLFTSWYTVDESEQALVLTFGEANETITESGLKFKLPWPIQQVEILSKETFSLQFGYEEEDGEIKSFPEETVMITGDEYIVLADLVVQWKITEPKDYLFNAEDPQEVLYDATSASIRSIIGSSTIDAALTSGKAEIEAETRELLASLIEKYEIGVSVQAVQLQDVELPNAEVRQAFTAVTDAREGAITKENEAKKYRSQKVNEAKGEKDAIISRAEGERASRIEQARGDIAIFNEILIEYQNNPEITRERLILETLEEVLPGTKLYIMNDDGDTMKYLPLKPERQQQPAVTEESEESANGQ from the coding sequence ATGAGTATCAGGCGGATCATGGCCGGCATTGGCATTGTCGTCGGTTCGGCATTATTATTAATTGTTCTTTTTACATCATGGTACACAGTCGATGAATCAGAACAGGCACTCGTTCTGACATTTGGTGAAGCCAACGAAACAATTACAGAATCCGGGCTGAAATTTAAACTGCCCTGGCCAATACAGCAAGTAGAAATTTTATCTAAGGAAACATTTAGTCTTCAGTTCGGTTATGAAGAGGAAGATGGAGAAATCAAATCCTTTCCTGAAGAAACTGTGATGATTACCGGAGATGAATATATCGTGCTTGCAGACCTTGTAGTACAGTGGAAAATTACAGAACCAAAAGATTATTTATTCAACGCTGAGGATCCACAGGAAGTTTTATACGATGCAACGTCAGCATCAATCAGAAGTATTATCGGAAGCTCCACAATCGATGCTGCCCTGACTTCAGGTAAGGCGGAAATTGAGGCTGAAACAAGAGAGCTGCTCGCATCACTAATTGAAAAATATGAGATCGGTGTTTCAGTACAGGCAGTCCAGCTGCAGGATGTTGAACTCCCGAATGCTGAAGTGCGTCAGGCATTTACTGCTGTAACAGATGCACGTGAAGGCGCGATTACGAAAGAAAATGAAGCGAAAAAATATCGCAGCCAGAAAGTGAATGAAGCAAAAGGTGAAAAAGACGCAATTATTTCAAGAGCCGAAGGTGAGAGAGCTTCCAGAATCGAACAGGCGCGAGGAGATATTGCCATCTTTAATGAAATTCTGATCGAGTATCAAAATAACCCTGAAATTACCCGTGAGCGCTTAATCCTTGAAACATTGGAAGAGGTACTCCCTGGTACAAAGCTCTATATCATGAATGATGACGGCGATACTATGAAATACCTCCCTTTAAAGCCGGAGCGTCAGCAGCAGCCCGCAGTGACTGAAGAAAGTGAGGAATCTGCAAATGGACAATGA